In Chryseobacterium salivictor, the DNA window AATCATATACCGGCAAAGATCTCTGCCCGAATACTTCCTGCGCTGCATCTAAAGCCGCACTGTGTGGAATCGCGTCGTACGTTACGAGTTCTGCTGTTGGATATTTTGCTTTGAAATCACCAAATAACTTTTTGAAAGTCGGTGAAGGGAATGAATGCGATAAAACAACGATTTTCTTTCCTCCAGCTTGCGCCTCAGTTAAACCTTTTAAAACAAAACCGTCTACTTTATCGAAAGTTTCATCTTGCCCGTCTAGTTTTGGCTGTTTAACTTTATCGTTATCATATAATGAAAGAACTGCAGCCTGAGCTCTTGCACTTGTTTTACCTAAATCTTTTGCAGACGGATTCGGTTCAATTTTAATTGGCCGGCCTTCTCTGGTTTTAACTAAAACACTTGCAAAATCGAAACCGTCGAAATAAGTGGAGGCATAATAGTTAGGAACCCCCGGAATAATTTCGTGTGGCTTTACCACATAAGGAATTGTTTTGATTACCGGCGCTTCACAAGCTGCTAATGTTACCGCCGCCGTAGAAAATCCTAAAAGTTTTAAGAAATCCCGTCTTGAAGGTCCTGATTCAGTTGATTGATTTCCGTCCGGCTTTTCACCCACCGGAATTTCAGTCTGAAATTCTTTTCGAGCCAACTTACCGTTTAAGCTCGGGTCCTTCAGTTCTTGAATACTTCTGAATTGTATTTTATTTGAAGCCATTGATACTTCTAATTTTTGTTATTAATAATGACATTTACCACACTCAAGACCTCCAATTGCATCTACAGTGATTTTCGCACCTGACCCATACTGTTTTTTCAGTTTGTCATGTAGATTTTTGAAGTACTCTTTATTATAACCATTGTTCATATCTACCTCAGTAGTTCTGTGACATTCGATACACCAGCCCATCGTGAAATCATTGGCCATTTGTACCACATTCATGGTATCCACCTGTCCGTGACAAGCTTTACAAACGACATCGATTTTCGCATTAGGGTTTTTCTGATTGTAAGAATTAAGAATGGCCTGTTCTCCTGCCACAACGTGCTGTGCGTGGTTAAAGTAAACAAAATCCGGCATATTGTGAATTCTCGTCCATTCTACAGGTTGTGTTTTACCCGTATATTTCTGCGAAGAAGGATCCCATCCGGTGGCAGCATATATCTTCTGTATTTCACCGTCATAGAACGCTTTGTCTTTTCCTGGCTCCATATACTTCCCGTTATATTCGGAAATCGTTCGGTGACAGTTCATACACACATTCATAGATGGAATTTCGGAAACCTTACCGTATTTCGCTGAAGAATGACAAAGCTGACAGTCGATTTTGTTTTCACCTGCATGGATTTTGTGAGAGAAATAAATCGGCTGTTCCGGTTTATACCCTTTGTAAACCCCAATCCACATCAACCAGTTCCACAATCCGTACGCAGCAAATATGCCTAAAAGCACTAAGATTCCTTTACCGATGTAATCATATTTTCTATAGAGATCTCCAAAAGAAACCGCTCGGGTAGCATTCAATCCTGTTAATTCGTCTGTTTGCTGCAGCTTAACCAATTGCTTTAATTTCAAAAGCAGCCAAATCAAAAGACCGCCAATCGCCAAAAGGGAAAGCAGAATAATTTTTGAATTCATCGACTGCATTTTTGCCGCCTCTAAAGCAGCAACCGAATTGGTATCTGCCGCTCCTGCTCCAGTTGCTTCTGCTGCAGGTTCCGGCGCCGGTGGATTTGAAGTATACGCTAAAATATCATCAATTTCCTGATCCGTTAGATTAGGAAATGCTGTCATTTCAGTTTTATTGAATTTTTCGAAAATTTCGTTTGCGTACTTATCGCCTGATGCTCTTAAAGCTTTATTGTCTTTAATCCACTTA includes these proteins:
- a CDS encoding c-type cytochrome, which gives rise to MISWRKHYKRGLIAIGLLLSTSASIYAQGDAKNGEKLFKANCTACHALDKQLVGPALGGIVDLIKKEQNLDTDWLHKWIKDNKALRASGDKYANEIFEKFNKTEMTAFPNLTDQEIDDILAYTSNPPAPEPAAEATGAGAADTNSVAALEAAKMQSMNSKIILLSLLAIGGLLIWLLLKLKQLVKLQQTDELTGLNATRAVSFGDLYRKYDYIGKGILVLLGIFAAYGLWNWLMWIGVYKGYKPEQPIYFSHKIHAGENKIDCQLCHSSAKYGKVSEIPSMNVCMNCHRTISEYNGKYMEPGKDKAFYDGEIQKIYAATGWDPSSQKYTGKTQPVEWTRIHNMPDFVYFNHAQHVVAGEQAILNSYNQKNPNAKIDVVCKACHGQVDTMNVVQMANDFTMGWCIECHRTTEVDMNNGYNKEYFKNLHDKLKKQYGSGAKITVDAIGGLECGKCHY